A window of Choristoneura fumiferana chromosome 8, NRCan_CFum_1, whole genome shotgun sequence contains these coding sequences:
- the LOC141430177 gene encoding pancreatic lipase-related protein 2-like isoform X4, translating to MGPGNVLRAKWTPYDYYHAADIAKHPEFDMNKKTFMYVPGYLDSTTVPLGRTLGEIYKKLGYNVLILDTVEFTAREYPVAARFMRPIGFHVAEMLANLTSLGLDPKKLELVGLSLGGQTMSFLAKSYRQITGRNISSLTGLDPAGPCFRHLGPDQRLDPSDADFVLTVSTNVDGFGIATPVGHVTFYVNGGEYQPGDVWWLPCTIICSHVRSYNLWVSALNNPHTFVGIKCDTIQQARNNDCYDRTPTVTNTMDLYTDRTKPGIYYLATLNRYPYFLGQGGIERKHEETFKELGSTY from the exons ATGGGTCCCGGCAACGTCCTCAGGGCCAAATGGACGCCCTACGACTATTATCACGCAGCTGACATCGCCAAGCATCCAGAGTTTGACATGAACAAGAAAACTTTCATGTATGTGCCTGGATACCTGGATAGTACCACGGTGCCGCTGGGTAGAACTCTGGGGGAGATCTATAAGAAACTTGGCTACAACGTGCTGATATTGGACACTGTTGAGTTTACTGCCAGAGAATACCCTGT AGCTGCACGTTTCATGCGTCCCATTGGTTTCCACGTGGCAGAGATGCTTGCCAACCTGACCAGTCTTGGACTGGATCCCAAGAAGCTCGAGCTGGTGGGCCTCAGTCTTGGAGGACAGACTATGAGCTTCTTAGCCAAGAGCTACCGTCAAATAACTGGCAGGAACATCTCCTCACTTACGGGGCTGGACCCGGCTGGACCTTGCTTTAGACATCTGGGACCTG accaaAGACTGGATCCCTCCGATGCCGACTTTGTCCTCACCGTTTCCACCAACGTGGACGGCTTTGGCATAGCCACCCCCGTCGGTCACGTCACCTTCTACGTCAACGGCGGTGAATACCAACCAGGAGACGTCTGGTGGTTACCATGCACCATAATATGCAGCCACGTTCGCTCCTACAACCTCTGGGTATCAGCTCTAAACAACCCTCATACCTTCGTTGGCATTAAATGCGATACAATCCAGCAAGCGAGGAACAACGATTGCTATGATAGAACCCCTACGGTCACTAATACCATGGACTTGTACACTGATAGAACTAAACCAGGGATATATTACTTGGCCACGCTTAATAGGTATCCCTACTTTTTGGGACAGGGGGGGATTGAAAGGAAGCATGAGGAGACTTTCAAGGAATTAGGATCTACTTATTAA